The Methanococcus voltae PS genome segment AATTATATTTATAATAAGATAAAGTGTATTTTATATATATAATAATCTTTTGAGTTTCAACAAATATGATAATAATTACTAAATTGGTTAAGCTAAAATACTATAAAACAATAAAACATGAAATTAAAATAAATTATAAACTTTAATAATTAAATTAAAAATAAAATAAAGGATAATTTGAGATTTAAAGATTAAACTCCCAAAAATCTTGCTGAAAAGTACAATGTGCCGATAGTACTTCCTAAATTTGCCAATGCTGCAACCATCAAAATTTTCATAGTATTTATTTCAAGTAATTGACTTATACTATCTACTTTAAACATATTTTGTATATCATTAAGTGATATAGGTCTGTATTTTAATTCCATAGCGCCTGCAACCCATCCCGCACCTATAAAAGGACATAATGAAGTTAATGGGGCGGCTATAAATGCAACAATCGCAGTTATTGGTTTGCCTCTAGCAATAACTACCCCCAACGAAGATAGGATTCCATTTATTAATACCCATTCTATCGTTAATTGTTGTAATAGCTCTGGATTTGAGGATGCAACGTAAAATCCGTAGATTATAATGGCCAATATTACGAAAGGTATCAATTTTAGTATCCATTTGAATATTTTTTTAATTAATGAATCTTTTTTTTTATTTTCCATTATTTCGGATAAATCTATGGTTTTTTTATTTTCTAAATCTCTTAAATAATTTGTAATACCTTTTTTATGACCTGCTCCGATTATTGCAACTATTTTATTTCTTCCAAAACTATAATCATATAGATTTTTCGCCATATATTTGTCTCTTTCATCAACTAATACTGTATAAAATGTTGGTGACGCATCTTTTAATATTTCGATTAATTCATCAGCGCTTCCTATCATTTCGTCAATAGTTTCCTTATCAAGTTCTATTTCTTCACTATCTCCACCGTATAGGTCTGTAAAAAGTTTTATTTTATCTTTTAAACTCATACTACTTATTAATCTTGATAGTGTAATATCGATGGGTCTATCCATTAGCAAAAGCGGTTTTTGACTATCTATACTCAATGATATAGCCTCTTTCATTTCACTACCTGGTTTTATGTTAAATTTTTCACCAATGGTCTTTTGAAAGTCTGCTAATACATTATGTAGTAAGTACTGACTTATTTTATTATGTTTTATGGCCGTCATCAAGTCCATAGGTTTATCTTCTAATGGTAATCTTATTATGTGGTAATTATTCAAATTTAAAGGCATTAAATTATATTCAATTTTATTTTCTATTTCTGATTCATTTTCAATTCGATTTTCAGTATCTTCCAATTCTTCCAATTCTTCGTTACTTTTAGGTATTAAATAAGATAAAGAATTTACTCTACCTTGATTATCTGCTAGAATCATTAATTTTTTTTCTTCAACTGCTAAGTCTTCCGCGTTGGATAATTCTAATAGCATAACGTGCTTTTTGCTATTTTCTTTTTTTAAGTCTTCTAAATTATCAATATTTTTAGTATCAAGATTATCATCTGATTTATTAGCTACGTTTAAAGTTTCTAATTCCTGTACCACATATATTGAGGATATTTTGTTCCCATTTAAATTTTTTGAAAAGATGGTGCCTTTACGTTCTTGAAACATTTTGAAAAATCTATTCTGATCAAGTTCTATAGCGATAATATCGGGATTTATTTCCTTAACGGCTTTTGATACATCTTCTATACTTTTATCCGAAACGTGTGCAGTACCTATTAAATGTATTTCACATTCGTTCTGTCCGTTATTAATTTTAATCATGGTTATCACGTGTAAATTAATTATTAAATTCATTTTGACAAATTAAATTGTATAATTACTTGTAATTTTAATATTCCCATCTTTACTTTTTGGTGGATTAAATATGCACAATATAAATATGGGCTAAGATATATAAAATATGGGTTAAAAAGTATATCATATTATATTATATATCAAAAGTTAATATGTTAAGTATATTATTAAATATATAAATTTATGGATTAAACATATTAAGGAACGATAAAATTTTTAAAATTACATTATTTCTTATTATTAATATTAGTTTTGTAGTATATTATTAAATTTGTATTAAATTATTATATCGGCGGTTGATAGAAATGACTATAAAAGAAATCATGAAGAAACCTATTTCAATTAAACAAGACGATGAGATATATGATTTAATAAAATTACTGAGAACCCATAAAATAAGTGGAGTTCCGGTATTGGATAATGACAATTATTTGGTAGGAATTGTTTCTGAAAGTGATGTTATAAGAGCTTTGGTTGTTCAGGATAGCGATATAAACTTAATAGCTCCTTCACCTTTGGATTTAGTCGAATTACCTTTAAAGACAATATTTAAGATGGATGAATATAGAAAAGAAATAAATGAAGCTTTAAAAACCAAAGTTTCAGAGATTATGACTACTGATGTTATCTATATAACTGTAGATTCTTCAGTATCTGACGCAGCAACTTTGATGGCGGATAAAAAAATAAATAGGTTACCTATTGTAAATAATGGTATTTTGGAAGGTATAATTACAAGAGGAGACTTAATGGAAGAATTAATATAATAAAATAGTATTATTATATCGTAATTTTAATATAGTAAAATAATCCAAAATTTTTATAACTTTATAACTTGTATAATTTGACAAAAAAATATCTAAATGCTACATCTACTGTGAATGGTATTTTAATAATGGAGTAGATTATTATGAAAATAATATCCCCTTGTAGGATACATATGGGACTTATAGATATGAATGGTAGTGTTGGACGAATTGACGGCGGTATAGGTGCTACTTTAGACCATCCCAATTGTGAAATTTCCGGAAAAGAAAGTAATGAAATAGAGATACAATTTAGTAACTCTATAATTAATAATACCCCTGAAGAAGATTTAAAATCATTACATGACAGGATATACCACTCTTCAAAAAATGTTTTAAAGGAAATCGGTCAGGAAGGAGTTTATTTAAAAGTAAATGACGTAATTCCTGCACATACTGGATTAGGTAGTGGAACGCAGGTTTCATTATCAACTGGTAAATTAACCTCTTCGATTTACGGATATGATTTGGATGCTTATTCCATTGCAAAATTAACTGGAAGGGGGGGTACATCAGGTATTGGAGTTTCCGGATTTGAATTTGGAGGTTTTATAGTAGATGGAGGACACAGTTTTGGAAAATCTGGTGAAAAAACAGATTATAGGCCATCATCCGCATCAAAAAATGTTAAGCCAGCTCCTTTACTATTTAGACATGATTTTAACTGGGAAGTAGTCTTAACAATACCTAAAATTCCAACTGAAGAACAAGTATCTGATAAAAAGGAAGTAGATATCTTTAAAAAATATTGTCCTGTCCCTGAAGATTATGTAAATAGATTCTGTAGGCTCGTACTTATGAAGATGATGCCAGCAGTTATTGAAAATAATATGGAGTCTTTTGGAGAATGTATAAACGAAATACAGGGTTTGGGTTTTAAAGGTGCAGAAGTTCAATTGCAAAATTCTACATTGAAAAATCTACTTAAACACTTGCAAAATACTTCATACAGTGGGTTATCAAGTTTTGGGCCTACTATATACTCATTAGGCGATAAAAAAGAAATTATGGAACAATCCAAAGAATTTTTTGATAAAGAAGGATTGGATGGGGAAATAATTGTTTCAAAAGGTAATAATACAGGTTATAAATTGATTTAATAACTTATATCTTTAATTTAATAATTTAATTATCTTATTTCTATCTTATTTTTATTTTACTTTTATTTCGTCCGCGAATGTATCATTTTTTAATTTTAACAGGTATCCCATATATTTAAATATATGATTGCCCATAGGTACTAATCTTATAATTCAATAATATCCGTGGTGTATATTTATGATAGTTGACTTTCAGATGGTTTTTATATTATTTTCTTCATTATTTGCCATATTAAATCCTTTTGGCGTGATTCCTCCGTTTTTATCATTAACTAGTGGTTATTCGGAGTCTGAGAAAATTAAGATAATCCAAAAATCAATGATTGCTGCATTTTTGATATTATTAGTATCTGGGCTATTGGGAAAATATGTAATAGCATTTTTTGGCGTATCCATACCTGCAATACGTATAACAGGGGGAGTTTTAGTCTTCATTGTAGCTTTGGAGATTATAACCGGCAATTCTACAAAACAGAAGGCGTTAAAATCCGATTTACCCGAGCAATGTTATGAAGTAGATGATATTTCCGTAGTTCCTCTTACAATACCATTATATGCAGGCCCTGGTGCCATAAGTACCATGATAGCGTTAACTGCACAATCTAGTAGCTATATACATATTATGTACCTAACAATGGCTTTAATAATGTGTATTGTAATTTCATATATTATACTTAGATTTTCAAAAGATTTGGAAAAAAAGCTTGGAAAAGTTGGTTTTAACGTACTTACGAAATTAATGGGTTTAATGCTCATGGCAATAGCTGTACAGATGCTTTTAGATGGTATAGGTGGGTATGTAGGGTTGGAAAATTCTGCAAATATTATATTTAATAATACATAATCTATTTATATATTTTAAAATAATTTTTATGGCTTTTACATTACATTTTTTAATTTCTATTTTTTAATTTCTATTTTTTGAAAATCATTCAATTTCTGGGAAAGTTCCAATAATTCAGATATTAAATTGCTAATTTTGTAAATTTTATCTAAATCAGTTTCTTTTTCAAGTAAATTACACAAAAAACTTATTTTATCTTCAATTACCTTATTATGATTTATATTTTTTAAATTTAAAGAATTTAATTCGTTTTTACTTACTATATCGGATGTATCATCTTTACAATTTGGACAATACTCTATTCCATTTTTTTGAAATAGTGGGAAATTACAGGTTTTACAATGTTTACTTAACATTTTAGCCCCCGATAGTAATTCTTTAGATATTTTTGAAAGTTCATCATTTTTGATAGTATCATCTCATTAATAATTTTTCATCTAATTTATCTAATTTATCTAATTTTATATTATATTTTCTCTATTTTTACCATTACTTTATTATTTAATTTATATATTTTTAAAATCATAAATCATATTAAGATATAATAAGGCTAAAACCAAATAATTGTTTAAAATAATTTACTAAAAAAACTTGTAATCGATTTTTGGTAAAGATATTATGTTATCCAAAGTATTTATATACTAATTCATTCAATATATGAAAAAGGATACATGGTGATAATTTGTTTTCAGATAAAATAAACAATGCTAAAAAAGCATATACATTTGATGATGTTTTATTAATACCTAATAAATCATATGTAGAGCCAAAAAGTACTAGTTTAAGTACCAATTTATCAGGGGTTAACTTAAACGTACCTGTAATTTCTGCAGCTATGGATACAGTTTCAGAAAAAGAAATGGCTATCGCTTTAGCTAGAAGAGGGGGAATGGCAGTAATTCACAGAAATATGACCATTGAAGAGCAAGTAAAGCAAGTAAGCGCTGTTAAAAGGGCTGAAAATTTAGTGGTTAGAGAAGTTTTTACGGTATCACCAGAATTAACTGTTTCAGACGCTGAAATGATAATGTACGAAAATGAAATCAGCGGACTTCCAGTAGTGGACAATAATAAGACTCTTTTGGGCATCATTACAACAAGAGATTTAAAATTCATACCAGATATGAATTTAAAAGTAAAAGATGTCATGACTAAGGATGTATTGCATGCACATGAAGATACGCCTTACGAAGAAATATTAAACCGATTATATGAGAATAAAATCGAAAGAATGCCTATTTTGGAAAAAGAAACTAATATATTAATCGGAATGGTTACCTTAAGAGATATATTAAAGAGAAGAAAATATCCTGAAGCAGTTAGGGATAAAGAAGGAAATTTATTGGTTGCTGCAGCTTGTGGTCCAAATGATTTTGGAAGAGCAAAAGCATTAATTGAAGCAAAAGTGGATGTTATAGCAATTGATTGTGCACATGCTCACAATATGGCTGTAGTTGAGAATGTTAAGAAATTTAAAGAATTATTAAATGGTACAAAGGTTAAATTATTCGTTGGTAATATTGCTACCAAAGAAGCTGCAGAAGATTTAATTAAAGCTGGTGCAGATGCTATTAAAGTAGGTATTGGACCAGGTTCAATCTGTACAACAAGAGTTGTTGCAGGAGTTGGGGTGCCTCAATTAACAGCAATAGCTGAAATTGCAGACGTTGCAAAAAAATACGGGGTACCAGTAATAGCTGACGGTGGTATTAAATACAGTGGGGATGTTGCAAAAGCAATAGCTGCAGGAGCTTCCGCAGTTATGTTGGGAAGTCTTTTAGCAGGTACTGAAGAAGCACCGGGGCAATTAATAACAATCAATGGTAGAAAATACAAACAATATAGAGGAATGGGTTCATTAGGCGCAATGTGTGGCAGTTCTGGAAACGTTGCAGACAGATACTTCCAAAAAAGTGATGGAGCACACATGAAACACACTAAGTTAGTTCCAGAAGGAATTGAAGGTGCAGTACCTTACAAAGGTTCAGTTAGCGATATATTGTTCCAAATTGCAGGTGGCTTAAGGTCCTCAATGGGATACTGTGGTTCTGAAAACATTGAAGAAATGCATGAAAAAGCTAGATTTGTGATAATAACACAAAGCGGACAAAAAGAAAGTCACCCTCATGACGTTTTAATTACAAATGAAGCGCCAAACTACCCTTTAAACTCTAAATAATGTAAAATAATTCTTTTAATTTTTTTAAAATCTATTTTTAATATTCAGAAAAGAGCTAATTTTTTAATTTCATACAATATTATTAGTTTAACTTGTAAGATACTATTTTGTAATATAATACAATCTATTAAAAATAGTAAAAAATAATTTATTTTAAGATATTTATTGATAATTTATTTCATTCTAGTTTATTCTATTTTATCGCCAATTTTTCCTCTGATTTGTATAAATCTGTTTAACAAATCTTTTGTAATTTCTCCAGCTTCACCATTGTTGATGATTCTACCGTCAATCTCTACAACGTGAATTAATTCGGCAGCGGTACCTGTAATAAATAA includes the following:
- a CDS encoding MarC family protein; this encodes MIVDFQMVFILFSSLFAILNPFGVIPPFLSLTSGYSESEKIKIIQKSMIAAFLILLVSGLLGKYVIAFFGVSIPAIRITGGVLVFIVALEIITGNSTKQKALKSDLPEQCYEVDDISVVPLTIPLYAGPGAISTMIALTAQSSSYIHIMYLTMALIMCIVISYIILRFSKDLEKKLGKVGFNVLTKLMGLMLMAIAVQMLLDGIGGYVGLENSANIIFNNT
- a CDS encoding Sjogren's syndrome/scleroderma autoantigen 1 family protein; translation: MKNDELSKISKELLSGAKMLSKHCKTCNFPLFQKNGIEYCPNCKDDTSDIVSKNELNSLNLKNINHNKVIEDKISFLCNLLEKETDLDKIYKISNLISELLELSQKLNDFQKIEIKK
- a CDS encoding beta-ribofuranosylaminobenzene 5'-phosphate synthase; protein product: MKIISPCRIHMGLIDMNGSVGRIDGGIGATLDHPNCEISGKESNEIEIQFSNSIINNTPEEDLKSLHDRIYHSSKNVLKEIGQEGVYLKVNDVIPAHTGLGSGTQVSLSTGKLTSSIYGYDLDAYSIAKLTGRGGTSGIGVSGFEFGGFIVDGGHSFGKSGEKTDYRPSSASKNVKPAPLLFRHDFNWEVVLTIPKIPTEEQVSDKKEVDIFKKYCPVPEDYVNRFCRLVLMKMMPAVIENNMESFGECINEIQGLGFKGAEVQLQNSTLKNLLKHLQNTSYSGLSSFGPTIYSLGDKKEIMEQSKEFFDKEGLDGEIIVSKGNNTGYKLI
- the guaB gene encoding IMP dehydrogenase is translated as MFSDKINNAKKAYTFDDVLLIPNKSYVEPKSTSLSTNLSGVNLNVPVISAAMDTVSEKEMAIALARRGGMAVIHRNMTIEEQVKQVSAVKRAENLVVREVFTVSPELTVSDAEMIMYENEISGLPVVDNNKTLLGIITTRDLKFIPDMNLKVKDVMTKDVLHAHEDTPYEEILNRLYENKIERMPILEKETNILIGMVTLRDILKRRKYPEAVRDKEGNLLVAAACGPNDFGRAKALIEAKVDVIAIDCAHAHNMAVVENVKKFKELLNGTKVKLFVGNIATKEAAEDLIKAGADAIKVGIGPGSICTTRVVAGVGVPQLTAIAEIADVAKKYGVPVIADGGIKYSGDVAKAIAAGASAVMLGSLLAGTEEAPGQLITINGRKYKQYRGMGSLGAMCGSSGNVADRYFQKSDGAHMKHTKLVPEGIEGAVPYKGSVSDILFQIAGGLRSSMGYCGSENIEEMHEKARFVIITQSGQKESHPHDVLITNEAPNYPLNSK
- a CDS encoding TraB/GumN family protein, producing the protein MIKINNGQNECEIHLIGTAHVSDKSIEDVSKAVKEINPDIIAIELDQNRFFKMFQERKGTIFSKNLNGNKISSIYVVQELETLNVANKSDDNLDTKNIDNLEDLKKENSKKHVMLLELSNAEDLAVEEKKLMILADNQGRVNSLSYLIPKSNEELEELEDTENRIENESEIENKIEYNLMPLNLNNYHIIRLPLEDKPMDLMTAIKHNKISQYLLHNVLADFQKTIGEKFNIKPGSEMKEAISLSIDSQKPLLLMDRPIDITLSRLISSMSLKDKIKLFTDLYGGDSEEIELDKETIDEMIGSADELIEILKDASPTFYTVLVDERDKYMAKNLYDYSFGRNKIVAIIGAGHKKGITNYLRDLENKKTIDLSEIMENKKKDSLIKKIFKWILKLIPFVILAIIIYGFYVASSNPELLQQLTIEWVLINGILSSLGVVIARGKPITAIVAFIAAPLTSLCPFIGAGWVAGAMELKYRPISLNDIQNMFKVDSISQLLEINTMKILMVAALANLGSTIGTLYFSARFLGV
- a CDS encoding CBS domain-containing protein; protein product: MTIKEIMKKPISIKQDDEIYDLIKLLRTHKISGVPVLDNDNYLVGIVSESDVIRALVVQDSDINLIAPSPLDLVELPLKTIFKMDEYRKEINEALKTKVSEIMTTDVIYITVDSSVSDAATLMADKKINRLPIVNNGILEGIITRGDLMEELI